The Thomasclavelia ramosa DSM 1402 genome includes a region encoding these proteins:
- a CDS encoding single-stranded DNA-binding protein gives MLNTVALVGRLVDIPEMKTTIGGVKVANATIQIEQGFKNSLGAFENDYIVVSLWRGIAEMIIDCARPGCMIAVKGRLHSRTLECAESKQITSIEVIAERVSLLDKYFKNYD, from the coding sequence ATGTTAAATACTGTAGCATTAGTAGGGAGATTAGTAGATATCCCGGAAATGAAAACAACGATTGGAGGTGTAAAAGTAGCAAATGCAACTATTCAAATCGAACAAGGTTTTAAAAATAGTCTTGGTGCATTTGAAAATGATTACATTGTTGTAAGTTTATGGCGCGGTATCGCTGAAATGATTATTGATTGTGCAAGACCAGGATGCATGATTGCAGTTAAAGGAAGACTGCATTCGAGAACATTAGAATGTGCCGAGTCAAAACAAATTACTTCAATTGAAGTAATTGCAGAACGAGTTTCTTTATTAGATAAATATTTCAAAAACTATGATTAA